A window of Quercus robur chromosome 12, dhQueRobu3.1, whole genome shotgun sequence genomic DNA:
CTCATGGACGATCTTTTTGTCCTTGGGAGACTTAAACTTATGGAGTGGTGCTATTATTTAATGGACGTCTCTCCTTCTGGGTTGACTCTTGGATCAATCTGCGCTGTAGGCTCTGGACGAACCCTTTGGACGAGctggagatggattattttccgcttctctatcattattattattattattattattatttaaagaaaaagacaataatatatttgtatCTAGAAAATCTGGGACTTAAAGAAAATGTACACAAGTAAATAAGTTAAAAAGCTTAAAGTTGAAAGCTAAAAGCTAATCCAAATGGCTATTATGATAGATAAAAATTTGGCTTGCCAAGTAATATAGTTCTagataaaaatttgaacttttttataTTGTGACAGCATTATTTGCCCGTTTGACATATTGTAGGAATTAGAAAAATTGTAGAACTTTAGTAATAGAGATACTGTGATATACAACTTTAATGTTTTGTGTTTTCGTCAAATTACAATGAATAGTGTTTTAGGCCCTTAGGATTCGTATGGTtggaaagatggaaaagtgaaaaaattataaaatactaATAGTGAATTATAGAGTTTTTTCCCTAAAAGTTCCAATTTTCAACTTTAGAGCTTTGAGGACCTCTTGAAAGAACTCTTTTAGAATTGGTAGACACCCCAATTTTTGGCTTAAAGTGCACAAAAAACACCAGACGGATCATATGATTTCGATTGGCATGCCATTTATGTTCATTATCAGTTAGATTTCATTTAAGGCTTAATCATAACTTGATCTATTTAAgattgtttattttcttttggaattCAATATCTTACAATGATTTATTTGCATGTGAATCTTATAGCAGCCAAATGTTGATTAAAGAGTAATTGACACTGCAATGTTTGATAACCTTTTGCAGCTTCAGCTTTGTGGTCATGCCACATTGGCTGCTGCACACACAATCTTTACTTCTAGTTTTATGAATTCTAGCATTGTGGAATTTGTCACTGTATCCGGAATTGTGACTGCTAGAAGGGTTCCCGAAATCAAAACAACCGATGGTTTGAATTCTCAGAATGGCGAAtcacatgagagctttcttattgaattgaattttcctACCACCCCAATGACTGATTTAAATTCTGCTGAGGTTTCAACAATTTCCAATGCCCTGAATGGTGCTTCTGTGATTGATATAAAGAGGACAACAGCTAAAGATGATATCGTTGTAATGCCTCcatactttttctctttgatttaatatttcttttactCATAAGTTTTGAGTATCATATAGTAATATATGCATTTGAAAATTCCCTGAGAGAATATAATGTTGGCTTAACATGAATGATATGAACTATTGTGTGTATTGTTTTTGACCCAATTGAGAATCATGACTAGTCTTATCTGTTGACATGATCATTAGATTCGATGTATAATTGGTTGGAATATTTCTAACAACCTTTGTGTGCCTAAGTGATTCTCAAAGCAAAAGTGGCATCTTTTTGACTGACAGATGAAATTTTTGTTGAGTACTAGGAACTAAGATAATAGTCTTTTGCAGGTCATTCTCCCATCAGGACAAGCTGTTGAAGAACTACAGCCACAGTTTGATGCAATACGCAAATGTCCAGGAAGGGGGATAATTATTTCAGGGGTTGCTCCCCTAGGATCTGGATTTGACTATTACTATCGATATTTCGGCCCAAAATTTGGGATCAATGAGGTAAAATATTTGGTCTCAAACAATGTAATGcttttcaaaaact
This region includes:
- the LOC126709537 gene encoding uncharacterized protein LOC126709537, producing MAKKPVKYYVVDAFTESAFKGNPAAVCLLEEEDQRDEKWFQLVAAEFNISTTCYLTQLTHSDSPTPQFRIRWFSPVAELQLCGHATLAAAHTIFTSSFMNSSIVEFVTVSGIVTARRVPEIKTTDGLNSQNGESHESFLIELNFPTTPMTDLNSAEVSTISNALNGASVIDIKRTTAKDDIVVILPSGQAVEELQPQFDAIRKCPGRGIIISGVAPLGSGFDYYYRYFGPKFGINEDPVTGSANCALTPYWSKKLGKCDLIAYAASPRGGVLNIHLDEQNQTVLLRGKAITVMEGSLLV